GCCCAACTCAGCAACAGAGGAAGGTTGTAATATCGTCGGCTCTTTTCAGATAACTGCCTTGGAAACGGCGCCCGGCGCAAAACTCCGGCGTCAAATTACTCAGCAACTCCAGCTCAAAGCACTGCTTGGCGCTATCCAACGTAACCATCCTTGCATCAAGGAAATCGAAATAGCGTTTAATCCGGGGATACAGCGCCTTGAACAGGCTTTCTTTGGCGGAAAAATTTAACGTCAGTAAACAACGAAACTCATCATTCTGAGCGTGAAGCCAGTGGTATTCCTCTTCGTCTACCAGGCCGGGCCAGAGAGATTCAGCGCGTTTGGCAGACATAAAATCCTCAATGTCTACGCCTACGCAGGCCGGCGCGTTGTTATTGTGGATATGTGCGGCGCACAATACGCTATTGGCGCTATGGCTCAGGGAACCGGACACATTTTCAGGCCATCGCGGAGAGCGATCCTCCGCGCAGTTGAGGACGAAGCCCTCATACCCAAGCCGGCTCAACACCTGTTTGGCCAGACAGCGGCCAGCCAAAAACTCAGCCCGACGCTTCGGCACGGAGCGCTCAAGCGAATCATTGAATGGAATCTCGGCCTCGGTAAACAACCTGTCAGAATAGGCGGCCAAATGGAAATGGCTGCGGGCGCTAAAACCAGGATAAATGACGCCATCCTTAGTCTGTGGAAACGTTATCCATTCAACTTCATCAATAAAAGCAGCAAGCATGTCACTTTACTCTTGAAGGATTAATATAAGGCAATCCAGCTCCTCAACCTTCAATGAATAATGGGCGTCTCCCGCCCATTACCACTCTTGAGAACCATTACAGCGCCAAAAAGAAGCCGGCGATGCTGGCGCTCATCAGGTTGGACAGGGTTCCCGCCGTTACCGCTTTCAAACCGAACCTGGCTATATCCTGACGCCGATTCGGCGCCATACTACCCAGTCCTCCAATAAGAATAGCTATCGATGACAGGTTGGCAAATCCACAGAGTGCGAATGAAACGATCGCTTTGGTATGATCGGACAATATCGGTAAACCCGCAGAGGCGACCACATCGTCGGCTTTCAGATATTCGCTAAAATTCATATAGGCGACAAACTCATTGACAATCAGCTTTTGACCAATAAACGATCCGGCAATCGTCGCCT
This window of the Brenneria goodwinii genome carries:
- a CDS encoding 4'-phosphopantetheinyl transferase family protein translates to MLAAFIDEVEWITFPQTKDGVIYPGFSARSHFHLAAYSDRLFTEAEIPFNDSLERSVPKRRAEFLAGRCLAKQVLSRLGYEGFVLNCAEDRSPRWPENVSGSLSHSANSVLCAAHIHNNNAPACVGVDIEDFMSAKRAESLWPGLVDEEEYHWLHAQNDEFRCLLTLNFSAKESLFKALYPRIKRYFDFLDARMVTLDSAKQCFELELLSNLTPEFCAGRRFQGSYLKRADDITTFLCC